DNA from Polyangia bacterium:
CGCTGGCCTGCTCGACTGCGCGCTACAGGTGACGAACGGCGCTGTGGGCAGCGTGGCGGTGCAGATGGGCCGACCGCGGCTTGGTCGCGACGAGATTCCCCTGTCGCCGGGCGGCGCCGGTCGCGCCGTACGCCAGTCCATCACCGCCGCCGATCGCACGTTCGCCTTCACCGCCGTGTCCATGGGCAACCCTCACGCGGTGATCTTCGTCGACGACGCCGGGGAAGACCTGCGCGCGCTGGCGGAAAAATACGGACCGGCGCTGGAGATCGCGCCCACCTTTCCGCGCCGCACCAACGTCGAGTTCGCCCGCGTGCGCGGACGGCAGATCGATCTCGTGGTCTGGGAGCGCGGCTGCGGCATCACCTTGGCGTGCGGCACCGGCGCCTGCGCCACCGTCGTCGCCGCGGCCATCGAAGAGCGGCTGCCCGTCGGCATGGAGGTTCCCGTTCATCTGCCCGGCGGCACGCTGCAGATCACCGCCGCCGCCGACTACAGCGGCGTGACCATGCGCGGACCGGCCGTGACGCTGTTCCGCGTGGACATCGAACCGGCCACGTTGGTCGCGTCGCAATCAAAATAGACTCGCGTCGCGGGGGCCGTGGGACGCGTTCAGGGTCCTGATCAAAATAGACTTCCCTGCCCCACCCCGCCCGGGCGCGACGGCGGCGGGATGTTCAGGTGTTCGTAGGCGCGACGGGTGACCTGTCGGCCGCGCGGCGTGCGGATCAGAAACCCTTCCTGGATGAGATACGGCTCGTAGACGAACTCCAGTGTGTCCCGATCCTCGGCCAGCGACGCGGCCATTGATTCGATGCCCACCGGACCGCCGTCGAAGCGTTTGATGATCGTCGAAAGGATCCTTCGATCGCCAGCGTCCAGGCCCAGCGCGTCCACCTCCAGCCGTTCCAGCGCATAGGCGGCCGCTTCGCGCGTGACCCGACCGTCGCCGTGCACCTCGGCAAAGTCGCGCACCCGGCGCAGCAAGCGGTTGGCGATGCGCGGGGTCCCGCGCGAGCGCTGGCCGATCTCGTCGGCGCCGGCATCTTCCATGGGGATCCCCAGCAGCTTGGCCGACCGGCGCACGATGGTGCTGAGCTCGGCCGCCGAATAAAAAGTGAACTGCTCGACGATGCCAAAGCGCGAGAGCAAGGGCGACGTCAACTGGCCGGTGCGCGTGGTGGCGCCCACCAACGTGAAGCGCTCGACCGGCAGCGGGATGGCGCGCGCCCCGGCGCCGGTCCCGGTGACCAGCTCGATGCGAAAGTCTTCCATCGCCGGGTAAAGGCTCTCCTCGACCACCGGCAGCAGGCGATGAATCTCGTCGATGAAAAGGATGTCGCCCTTGTTCAGCGAGGTCAGGATGCCAGCCAGATCGCCCTTGCGCTCCAGCGCCGGGCCCGACGTCACGCGCACCTCGGTGCCCATCTCGTGGCCCAGCAGATAAGCCAGCGTGGTCTTGCCCAGGCCCGGCGGCCCCGACAAAAGCACGTGGTCCAGGGCATCGCCGCGCTGGCGCGCCGCCTGCACGTAGACCATCAGGTTGTCGGCGATCTTTCGTTGCCCCACGAACTCGGCGAAACTGCGCGGGCGAAGGGCGGCGTCCTCGTCGCGATCGCCGGCGGTGGCCTCGGTGTCGGGCGACAGGACGCGCGCGTCGTCGAGGGGGGCCTGGCGCTCCGCCCCGGCGGCTGGCGGCCGGGCGTCGGGCTGACCTTCGTCGTGTGGTTTGCGCGGCACGCCGGTCTTTTACCTTTTCTTCAAGGCGGACAGCGCCTGCTTGACCAGATCGCCGATGGCCTTGGCTTCGTCCAGCGTGCTCAGCAGCGGTTCAATCTCTCCCGGCCGATAGCCGAGGGCCACAAGCGCACCGTACACGTCGCCCAGCTTGCCGGTCGGCGCGCCCGACGACGACGGTGGCGCGGGGGTGACACCGCTGCCCTGACCGATGGGCAGCGCGCCGATCTTGTCCCTGAGTTCCAGCGACAGACGTTCGGCGATCTTGCGGCCCACGCCTTTGATCTGGGTCAGGCGGTTCACGTCGCCGGTGGAGATGGCGCGCACCAGTTCGATCGGTGGCAAGCCGGCCAGGATGGCCAGCGCCACCCGCGGCCCCACGCCTTGAACCGACAGCAGCGTCTCGAACAACGCGCGCTCGCCGGCGTCGGCGAAGCCATAAAGACGCAGCGGCTCGTCCTTGACGAAGTGCGAGTGCACGTGGACAAAGCAGTCGCTGCCCAGCGGCGGCAGCGCGCCCAGCGTGGCGCTGGTGATCAGCACTTGATAGCCGATGCCGCCGACCTCGACGACGATGGAATCGACGTCATGCTCGGCCAGGCGGCCACGCAGCGAGGCGATCACGGCCGCACCTTCTGTCGCGCGGCGGCCGGCGCGAACACCGGATCGCTCGCGCAGCGCGCGTGACAGATGGCGACGGCCAATGCATCCGCGGCGTCGGCCGATGGCACCCGCCGCATCGACAGAAGCGCGCGCACCAGATAGGCGATCTGATCCTTGCTGGCGCGGCCGTGCCCGACCACGGACTTCTTCACCGTCGCCGGCGGATAGCCGCTGACGCGCAACCCGTAATCCGAAGCGACAAACAGGGCCACGCCGCGCGCTTCGCCCAGGGCCAGCGTCGACTGCACGTTCTTGCTGAAGAAAGCCTCTTCCATGGCCACGACGTGCGGCCGCAGATCGCCCAGCAGCTCGCGCAGGCTGCGTCCGATCTCGGCCAGGCGGGTGAAGCGGTCGTCGCGCGCCGGGGCCGAGATGACGCCGCACTCGACGTATGACACTTTCGCCGGCCCGTGGCGCTCGATCATTCCATAGCCGAGCCGCAACGTGCCCGGGTCGATTCCCAGGATGCGCAAGGATCCGACGGGGGAGGCCGCCGCGATCCGGGCGCGATCAGCCGACACTCTCCAGAACCGATTCGTCCACGTCCATGTTCGAGTAGACGTTCTGCACGTCGTCGTTGTCTTCCAGGGCGTTGACCAACTTGACCGCCATCTCGGCGTCCTTGCCCTGCGGGTGGGTGACGTTCTGGGGAATCATGGTCACCTCGGCCGACAGCGGCTCCGGCGCGCCGGCTTTCTTCAGGCCGGCGCGGATGCGCTCGAATTCCTTCGGCTCGGTCACCACCAGCAGCGACTCGCCCTCGGTGCGGATGTCTTCGGCGCCAAGTTCGATGGACAGGTCGGTCAGCCGGTTTTCGTCGGTGGTGGCCTTTTCGTAGACGATGATTCCCTGCTTCTTGAACATATAGGCGACCGAGCCGGAAGCGCCCAGGTTGCCGTGGAACTTGGTGATGATTTGGCGAACCTCGCCCGCGGTGCGGTTGCGGTTGTCGGTCATGATCTCGACCAGCAGCGCGGTGCCGCCCGGGCCATAGACTTCGTAGTTGAACTCT
Protein-coding regions in this window:
- the dapF gene encoding diaminopimelate epimerase, yielding MSVVPFTKVQGLGNDFLVVDLRAAEVQSAPAVTEPDVVRALCDRHFGVGADGVLAVLASVAGDARMRVLNADGSEAEMCGNGIRCVAKFLYDTDPSLRRPLLRIETGAGLLDCALQVTNGAVGSVAVQMGRPRLGRDEIPLSPGGAGRAVRQSITAADRTFAFTAVSMGNPHAVIFVDDAGEDLRALAEKYGPALEIAPTFPRRTNVEFARVRGRQIDLVVWERGCGITLACGTGACATVVAAAIEERLPVGMEVPVHLPGGTLQITAAADYSGVTMRGPAVTLFRVDIEPATLVASQSK
- the ruvB gene encoding Holliday junction branch migration DNA helicase RuvB, with translation MSPDTEATAGDRDEDAALRPRSFAEFVGQRKIADNLMVYVQAARQRGDALDHVLLSGPPGLGKTTLAYLLGHEMGTEVRVTSGPALERKGDLAGILTSLNKGDILFIDEIHRLLPVVEESLYPAMEDFRIELVTGTGAGARAIPLPVERFTLVGATTRTGQLTSPLLSRFGIVEQFTFYSAAELSTIVRRSAKLLGIPMEDAGADEIGQRSRGTPRIANRLLRRVRDFAEVHGDGRVTREAAAYALERLEVDALGLDAGDRRILSTIIKRFDGGPVGIESMAASLAEDRDTLEFVYEPYLIQEGFLIRTPRGRQVTRRAYEHLNIPPPSRPGGVGQGSLF
- the ruvA gene encoding Holliday junction branch migration protein RuvA; this encodes MIASLRGRLAEHDVDSIVVEVGGIGYQVLITSATLGALPPLGSDCFVHVHSHFVKDEPLRLYGFADAGERALFETLLSVQGVGPRVALAILAGLPPIELVRAISTGDVNRLTQIKGVGRKIAERLSLELRDKIGALPIGQGSGVTPAPPSSSGAPTGKLGDVYGALVALGYRPGEIEPLLSTLDEAKAIGDLVKQALSALKKR
- the ruvC gene encoding crossover junction endodeoxyribonuclease RuvC; translated protein: MSADRARIAAASPVGSLRILGIDPGTLRLGYGMIERHGPAKVSYVECGVISAPARDDRFTRLAEIGRSLRELLGDLRPHVVAMEEAFFSKNVQSTLALGEARGVALFVASDYGLRVSGYPPATVKKSVVGHGRASKDQIAYLVRALLSMRRVPSADAADALAVAICHARCASDPVFAPAAARQKVRP
- a CDS encoding YebC/PmpR family DNA-binding transcriptional regulator; translated protein: MSGHNRWSKIKHKKEASDSKKSKVWTKMIKEITVSARLGGGDINGNPRLRTAVDKARSVNMPNDTIDRSIKKGIGDLEGVVYEEFNYEVYGPGGTALLVEIMTDNRNRTAGEVRQIITKFHGNLGASGSVAYMFKKQGIIVYEKATTDENRLTDLSIELGAEDIRTEGESLLVVTEPKEFERIRAGLKKAGAPEPLSAEVTMIPQNVTHPQGKDAEMAVKLVNALEDNDDVQNVYSNMDVDESVLESVG